A region of the Chroicocephalus ridibundus chromosome 1, bChrRid1.1, whole genome shotgun sequence genome:
tccatccGATAGGCCCTGCGGCAGCACTGGAGGTGGGACAGTGGGTCACTGCAGCTTCAAAccagttttccttcctggctgtTCACTGCAGAACAGGAAGGTGAAACTTTGGGAAATGCTCAGCTGTGAAATACGGATTGCAGCTCAGCCAGAGCTGAATTAATTTCCATGTGGACTTTATGATACAAAAACTTTTGTAGGGTGTCAGTTTTACAGTTTTGCGGGCTTCTTGGAGAATCTCTGGGTTTAAATTTGTTAAACATTTTATCTATGAAGAACTCCTGGCAGCCTTCATAGGAGAGTAAAGTCTGCAAAATCAATTTAAGAAACGCCTGCAGAAGGGGCTCATTTTCTGATGGTGGCTAAAGGGTTTGTATTCACAGACCTCTAATTAGGTGTGATGTACAAATGTTTCACTGGTGAAACGCCCATTTGATAGGACAGCACTGTGCTGCATAGCAGTGTCAGCAGGAGAAATCGGAAGTTTCTGCTTGTCTTGCCACAGTGGTTGTGTTTCATAGCTGATACTGGGTAGCTGCTTCTGTGCTAACCAGTTTGATCAtttctatttgggtttttttgtaagtgCTTGACCTGAGGCATCTTTTCTTATTACCCTCATTTGCAACTAGCATGCTGTAGGGCAGCGGCTGACCTTTTGAAATGAATGTTTTGATTAATCGAGAAAGCAAGATTGTTGAGTCTGCAACAccatcttgtttttaaataatctcaGCCACTAGTTTGTTTAAAGCTTGTTTTGCTAGGTGTGATATCTTCTAACTTTGAGGGCActtgtttgctttccttcatAAATGTTTTTTGAGCAATTACTGTAAATGAAGTTATACTTACCAAGCAGCTATGTCTACTTAAAATGTACTTGGAGAGAAACATGGGGGAAATAATTtcatgacatattttttttctcactcttcctTTAATATATAGCTAACTATTAATGGATTAAAACCCACAGCATAATACTGTTGTAGTGTGCAGTATGCGTTTCTAACTATACCTCTCTGTGCAGTTACCCAGGTGAAGCCAACCAtgtttccttactttttttctattttgcagtTCTGATACTGAGTTTTCAATAACATTGAACAGAAAAGATGCTCTCACAGAAGATCAGAAGACCTTAGCTTCATATGGGATTGTTTCTGGTGATTTGATATGCTTATTACTGGAAGAAGCAGATGGACAACCCAAcctacctcctcctccttctacTCCTCCCCCACTTCAGAATGGTCATGAGCCGTCCACCTTGACCTCCAACAAAAGTCAGTCCAACAGTCCAAAAGAAGAAGGGCAAAATAAGCAATCTGACAAACAGAAAGCTCAGGTGGAAGTTCAAAAGAATGATGAGAGGGTAAGTACATGAGAATCGCCCTGTACAACACGAGACAAAAAGAAGATATCTTGTTGTGTCAGTTGCTGAACTACATAGTGAAGAATCTCTTCAGAATATTTGGCTCTTCATATTTATCTGATATATAGCTAGTTATTTGGATGAAATTTTGTCTCTATTCCTTGTCTGTTAGCTGTGATATGGAAGCTAGTTCAGAGACCCCGAGATGTTTCAGGTCTGACACTTTTACAGGATTGAATGTTTTTGCTGGAACATGCACTTCCCATAACGAAGTTAGGAGTGTGTTTCTTACCTGCCTCAGTGCTGTCTTCTTGAGGAGACTCTTTCTAGGTACTGAACAAATGCAACAGACACTGCCTGTTGGAAACACCACTCACAAGAACCACTCACAATATGAGTGCATAATTCCTTTTTAATAGGTTGTAACAGTTCCCTATGATTCAGACAGCCTGCCATAGAGTGAGGCCTGTCTGTCTTGTGCATGGAGGTTGTGTTCCTGCGATAGGTCCTGCCTCATGCTTCATAGATGTACATCTGTATGACCCCGTATGCTTCATGCAGCCAATAGGCACATTTTTTGCATATTACTCaggggtttgttttctgtgtgacaGTACATGCAATAGTTAAGCAGATAacagctcccaccagcagctTGGTCCTGTGGTGAATGGAGTCTCCCTGGAGAAGGTTCTGCAGGTACAGTCTAGTGCCATGGTCTATCTCATTACACAATCCTGTCCTTTTTAGGCAGGAGCTTGAGAAGCTGGGAAGGAATTGTCTTCCAACATTCTTTTGAAGCAAgtagttttttgttttggaactaatttcaaatacaaaatgttCTTTGATACAACCTTTGTATGAGGTATATGGATAAGtggtctttaaaaaatattattttaacgtGAAAATTAAGATGTAGGATGAAAAGAATggtaagtaatgaaaaaaaaatgttgctgcaCCATTGTCCTATTGATTCTTGTCAGGAACGATAATCCTTACATGGTGCTGTGAGCACGTAGGCTCCTTATGTGTGTCAGTCAGACAATAGTAAGCTGTGCAGAAGTATTTGATTCACATGTATTTAATATTCAAAGGCAAGATGAAAGATTCTCACATCTTCCTCCAAAAAATGTGGTGAAAGATGGCAGGAAAATTTTTAAGCAACTAGGTGTCATTGCAGAAGAGCTCTAGAAGTCTGGAAATCTATGTTTAACTGGGGCCATGTGCATTGCTGTTAGTAAGAGAAGGGATGTTCCATGGGTGGATGGTGATGCCAGCCTCATACAAACATGGGGGTGTCTTGTGCCATTGGGTATGGATGTGCGGGAGAAGTAGCTACAGCTCCTTTagactttcttttccctttcctgaccCTTTCCCTGGGTAAATCTGCTTATAGTTTTCattcactacttttttttttttttttttaaatgtgtctaTGAGTAGTTTTATCAGTTAACGTaataatatggtgtgattttGGTAGAAGAAAGGAAGCCACAGTAAAACCACAGTACTGCTGAAGTGTCAGCAGATAtactccattattttttttttttccctgacgcTTCCCTCAGCTATTTAGGTCTATTGTGTTTCTAAGCAGTCTGAGTTACCATTTTGGTTACTTGCCATGTATGTTggctatatttaaataaatggtgGTACTGCAGCGAGTAGATTATTCCTGTGTATGTTGTGAATATTATGATGAAGGTTTAATATATTATTACTTTGTCTTCAAGTAGTATGTGCAATCAAATGGCAGACCCTTTTATGAAAGGGGTTGCATTACAAACATCAAAAATTACAGAGGCTATGTGTATAATTCCTGTCTCCAGTTGGGATGCTAGAAAATGGAGATGTAACGAGTCTGTACAACTTGCATGAGAAATCCGTTGTTGTGGTTtgagctgggctggccactaaatgacagatgctctctttagaCTTGGTGCTTGTGAGGGCTGGAATAAGCAGACAAATAATATTGATGTATGTAGAGGTGTAATTTTCTGAACAAAGgtgtgttttgctttcccttgAAGGCAGGATCCAGCCTAGAATTTCCTTCTGGATTAGTCCCAGAAGATGACCTGGAAGAAGGTACAGGTTCCTATCCCTCTGAACCCATGCTGTGCAGTGAAGCTGCTGATGGTGAAATACCACATTCCTTAGAGATGCTCTACCTTTCTGCTGAGTGTACCAGTGCCACTGATGCCTTGATTGTTCTAGTACATCTTCTCATGATGGAGACAGGCTACGTACCTCAGGTAGGTGCACAACCAATCAGGAAATTTCTTGGTCAGtataagaaagctgtggaggacAATGGGAATGTGTGATACAAGATGCATCTGAAGAGCAGCGTCCGTCTTTGTGTATGTCAgtcagcagcaggggctgctgaaGTATCGGCTTCTCTAATTTCCCTGACCAGTAAGCCTTAAGGCTAAAGACTAGAGCAGCTTTTAGGTGTGAGAGAAGAGGCCTATCCCCATGTTTTTTTCAGTCCTCAGCCTCATTGGGACCCAGCTGATAGCCTGCTGTTTCTGCTTTATACTGTTGAGCTTGTGTAGATGTGCTTATATGGTAGCACTTGTTgaagtactgccagaagcatcagTATCATCTCAAATGTATCCTGTTCAGATGGTGGTTAACAAGGCCTAGGTCTGCAAAAACATTGTCTCCAATTCCCTATTTACTTCAACTAAGTTCAGCTAGGCTTTGGTGCCACTAACCTGCAGAGCTGTCTAACTCATACTCAAGCACCTATGGCAGTATGTTTGTACAATGTACAAATTTTACCTTTTCCCTTTAGATTTCCAGATTTGCATTGTATGTTTATTAGTATGTGACtgaatatgcaaaaaaaccccatttgtTCTCAGGGAAGGTGTTTAAATTCTCGTGTGTGTTTTTTTGCTCTTGTGATGAGGCTAACTAAGCACATGTAGGGGGTCAGTTTAGGTGGCTGGTTGACCAATAGCAGTTTAATAAATCTTCTAAGTTAATTGCATTCCTATAGCCTGAAATACTGAAGAATACATTTGGCCCTGGGAAGATTTGTTTATGTCAGTCAGTAGGCTTGGAAGTAGGAAAGATGATTGCTGTGCAGATTTAAGAAGAATGAGAGAGTCTGCTTGTACTTGTGATTTTGTTGTGTTCCCCTCTGGGATTCCATCTGAGCCTTCTCATGCTGgaattgaaaggaaaaactgtTAGTCTGCTCAGATTTTTGAATGGATTTCAGGCTATGATTCTTCAAGCCCTGTTAGACCTTGTAAATTCACAGAAAACGTGCAATAACATGTTTTTCGTGCAGTAAATTAAAGTACATGCAGGAGTTGTCAAAATGCTGGAATAAATGACAGAATGACTGTATGTCTCAAAGAAATAGGTGTCTGCTCGCTGAACAACCTTCCTTGTCAAAACTGGGACAGGACGAAAAATTACTAAACTTCTCCTTAGATTTGATGTTAGTCTTGGGGAAAATAGTATATAATCATGCAGTTATAGTCTGTTACAATGTGCATTGGGACTAAACTAAGATTTGCAAGCAGCATTCTGGCATTTCCAaacttttaattctcttttttcacCCCGTAGTCTTGGTACATTGCTAAAGCATGGCAGCGTTATCTCTGTATGTTTTTAGGGGACAGAAGCCAAGGCAGTGTCTATGCCAGAGAAATGGAGAGGGAATGGTGTTTATAAGCTACAGTACACACATCCCCTTTGCGAAGAAGGTTCTGCTGGTTTGACTTGTGTGCCTTTGGGAGATCTTGTTGCTATTAATGGTAAGTTAGTCAAGTTTTAATCCCAGATGCACGTTGCAAAATATCACCATTGTTTAGCAAGAGGAAACTTAAATGTGCTTTTATGCACTCTATTTAGAACTGCACCTTGATTATCCAGGTTGCTGAGGTCTAAGAGATGCCACTTCCTGATGCTGAATATTCTTGGCATTTCCTGTCTCCATGTTAACTGTTTCTCTCCCTCTAATCAGAATGGATAAATGCTTAGGAGATTCATCTGGCCTTTTCCTTGCAATGTTGTAGAAATCTGTTTCTTGTCTCATTTCATAGGAACTTTCCTATACATTGCCAAACGTTAGAAGAGGTAGATTTGCTCCAGCTACAATATTTTGTCTTGTTTATAAGTCTTGCAAAGAACATGAGACAACTTCCAGACTATGTATTCTTTAGCTATAATGCTTCCTGTAGCACACTAATGGTTCAACTGTGGTCTTAAAAACAGTAGTTAGTTATTCAGTCCAGAAAATTTAGGGGAGTCTAAATTTTTGAAGCAACTTCCATACCACTTGGTGGTTTTTTGGaggtctttttgtttttgtttttttcctttctttttgatattttatttagcatttcagcattttcacatttttgcaGAACCAATATTAAATTGGGACTTGATTCTATTTTCAAGATATCTCACTaaaatttttgtgtttatttgtaaAACTTGTAACTGATCATGCCGAGGCAATGCTTGGTTTGTGTCACCAAGATCTTTGTTTATTCCCTTCTATTTTaagttccattttatttttctgaaacttttatttGTCTAGCTGCTTGCTGTAGTTGAGTATTTTCCTTGAGGGGAtctggaaagggaggaaagtaaAACACCTCTGAAGGGTAAGGCAGTAATGAAGTGGTCTTTGTCATCTCTCAAtgtgttttaaattttgaaatgtatttttttcttatatttgcaGCAACATTAAAAATCAACAAAGAGATTAAAGGTGTTAAGAGAATACAGCTATTGCCAGCATCCTTTGTTTGCTTTCAGGAGCCAGGTATGATTGATCTATGATTCTCATAGTAGTAAATTGAAAAGTAAAGAGGGGATGCAGTGGGTAAGGGTATACTTCAGCAGAGGACCAAATAGCTAcagaacagcaagaaaataaaaatgtggctACCATTTAGGTTAGTCATAGCTTTGTGGTAAAAGGAATTCGGAGTGTAGCCATTCACTAACATTTGGCTGTTAAAACAATTTGAATTTCTTGGATTAACAGTGTAAGGAAAGAACCTTTCAAAACCTGAGTCATCCTTTGGCCCGTATGCCTGTTACTTATGAGGTGCTAAACATATGTGTGAATCTCTGGGGTAGCAATGCTGGATTATACCTGCTTTCTGCCTGGCAGTTCAGGACTTCAGAGGCTGATGGTACCTACACTCTTGTCGTGGCACTGTAATTGTTATATTCTTTTTGTCAGAAGACATGTGCTGACCACATAGCTCTCTCCCGCATGCCAAAATTAGAGGGAAAACTaaggcggggaggagagaaaggcagaTAGATGTGGATCCTTGCAAGCACAAACCTGATCAGCCTTTTGTTCTCTGAAGTATATGACCTGCTTTGTTGGCAGTTGAGGCTGGCTCAGTGTTCTGCGCTTTGTCTTGGGTAGCCCCAGTTGCTGATGTACAAGTCTAGCTGAAAGGCTTTAGAAGAATAACTGAGCACTGAAATGTGTCCAATATAATGGTAGAGTCTTGTGGCTCCTCTTTCTTCAGAGAACAGAAGGGAAAAACATTCCTGTCAGAAAAATGAATATTGCAGACATTTACAACATAGGTGCATGTTACACAGGAGCTTTGAAATCTGACAGAGGAAGCTCTGATAGCTTGAAAGTCAGTTTGTTTCTGAAGAActcaagtatttttcttaatagtGCTTTTTAAGGCCAAAGGAGAGCCTTGCCTGACCACGGAACTGGTCTATAGTTTGTCGATGAATTATTTATTGCATGATTATTACACTCTAGCTGCAGAGCCGTTCCCATCAAGATTACAAGCAGATTTCACTTCTGGTTATAAGAAAAGTGTAATTCTTCTACTCTTATATAATTTTTGCATTATATCCTcctgaaaataagctttttacCTCTCTTCTTTGATAGAAAAGGTTACAGGTGTTTACAAAGATCTTCAGAAATTATCCCGTCTCTTTAAAGACCAGCTGGTTtactctcttctggctgctgcccGACAAGGTGAGAGAAAATATTTACACTTAGAGATGGTACTTCATTTttgaggatggagggaagggggtCCGTACAAAGCCTTGAAGGAAAAGTGTTACAAATAGCTGTTTAGTGATGGGTGTATAAAGAGTAAGCATCAAgtaatttatacattttaaagaaattatattaatctTTGTGTCTCAGAAAGTGTTAATATAATGATAATttcctggttttaatttttgattGCTCTAGTCTGACTTAAGAGACTGGAGTGGCTGTTTTCTACACTTAGCGATGAGAAAATCATACCACAATAATTTTGTGGCAGTAATTCTGTAGTTTTGATCCATTTTACTTTGTCAAAGCAGAAGAATTTATATAGCATCATATTTGGAAGTCTAACCCCAGTAACTCAGTAACTGGTCATTGTGGGCTTGGAAAGGATGGTAGGAAGTAACCCAAGCTGGTGTTTGTGAAGCAGTAGGAAGCCAGGCTTTCACTGCATGGATATTGCCATAAAAGGTCTCAGCTTTGTATTCTGAAGACTATTCATTGGAATTCCCTCTCGACTTCAGTGTGGGAAGATTTTATGTGAAGCATGTGCTCTGTATTTAGTATGGTTTTGTGGGCTTATGAAATTGGGCAggtctttttttctctacctATTCCTTTGTTCTGTAGCCTATAAACATAGTTAGGTATGTGGAATGTTTCTTAGGCTTAGTGGCCAATAGTGGTCAGTATAAAGTGCCGTTCGCCCTATTTTGTGCACTCAGTAAATGTACTTAAGAGTTGCAAGAGATCTGTTTTATAAGAAGTCACATCACACTACGTTCTGAGAAAAGTGGTGTAACTTGGACATTTAAGGGAACGATTGTAATGTCCGTCCTTTCTTTTATGGTCTTTAGAGATAGAGTAAACTCTGCACCACTTAGGTAACGCTtctattttctccattttgtagCTCTGAACTTGCCAGATGTGTTTGGGTTAGTGGTCCTTCCTCTTGAGCTTAAGCTTCGGATTTTCAGACTTCTGGATGTCCGTTCActcatctctctctctgctgtttgCCGTGATCTTTACACAGCTTCAAATGACCAGCTTCTATGGAGGTTTATGTATCTGCGAGATTTCCGAGGTAATGTTGAGACACATTTTTCTAATTACATTCTCATGTGAACAGAGGGATTAGGTCTGACAGATTTTTCATAAGAGGCTCGTCAGGCAACCACTTCTGATTTTTAAACACTGTGAATTAATGCAGTCATTTGTGACTGACCAGTACAGTTCGTCAGGTGTAATGCAGGTGGATGCTCAGTTTTCTGCCAGGAAAACTGGTGATGATCTGCTGAGCCATTACTGATGGACCACACAGTTCTTCCGGTTGTGTAGTGCACACTTTCCATGTTTTCATCTGTTTCCCTGGCTACCTTTGTGTACTGGCTATTGCAGATATTAGGAAGTGAAGTGAAGAGATATTCCCGCTATAATTTCTCACAGGAGATTGAAGAAATAAGGTGATCATGGGAAGTGCAGTCAGAAGTGAAAGATGGGGACAGCGTTACTGGGATTTCTCTACTTTTGTAGATGATGCTTTAGGTAGAATGGGTGTGCAAGTAGATTACCTGTTGAATGGTCATGgagctttatattttttaaaatgcattatttttatgaaaaatgtattcaacaaaagtggatttttttcatctcttgatTCTTCAAGTTCTGACAAAACCGTGTGTGTCTGTGGCATGAAGGCTACTTAAAATAGATCGCTTCTCTTAATTGTTTGCTTCTCTTTGTAGATCCTATTGCAAGACCTCGTGACACAGACTGGAAAGAAGTAGGTGGCTTTTTTATATAATTTCTCTGTGATTAGTCTCCGTGGCTAATTTGAGAATAGAAAGTATAGACTTTGTGAGGCAGTAACTTTGAGTTAAATTTTAGTCTAAAAGTGTGGTGTTCTGTATACATATGTTGAGTTTGGTCAGAATAGGAGAAAACAGCATCAAAAAGTTACGTGATGCATGCCCAAATCATGGGTTATTGGTCTTCCAGAGGTGCTGTGTTTGGTCTTTGGCAGGCAGGGGAGTTGCTGTTTTAGGTTTTCAGACTGGCGAGGAGTGCTTTTCTGAGAAGTGCTGCAGAACCAAGTGCCATTGCTGAAGGTGGAACACAAATCACTTCTAGAGcttaaaaatgcctttgtttCTGTCTGCAGCTATACAAGAAAAAGTTGAAACAGAAGAAGGAGGCCCTGAGATGGAGGCACATGATGTTTCTGCCCCCTACACCTCATCCAATCCCCTTTCATCCCAACCCCTTCTATCCTAATCCCTTTCCTCCCAACCCCTTTCCATCCAACCCAATTTATCCCCCAATGATCATTGGTGGAGAATATGATGAGAGACCAACACTTCCATATGTTGGCGACCCAATTAACTCACTCATTCCTGGCCCAGGAGAAGCACCAGGCCAGTTTCCTCCATTCAGACCACATTTTGACCCAATTGGTTCCTTGCCTGGAGCAAACCCTACACTTCCAGGACGAGCTGGTCCCAATGACAGGTTTCTACCTCGACCCAGCCGGGGCCGCCCCATGGACATTCGCCGTGCATTCATTTGATGGCTGCTTCTTCCTTCAGTGAGTTTTCTAGTCCCTGAGCTTGCTTTCTAACTGCAGGGAACTGCAAATCCCAGGCACTAACATCTGCCTTCTCTTCAGATTGTGGCAAGAACATGTGTGCATGGTAATATTTCAACCACAAAGGCTGGGTTTGTTTTATGCTCTGGTAGTACTCTACCACCTGGCACCAGGGTCTGTTTCACCAAGAGCTACAATTTAGAACAGTTTGTTCTGCTTCCCCCCGGCCTTGCCCTTAATCATCTGCGAAGTGCTACTTAGAGACCAGAAGGATACCGGCTAAATACTTGCTGCATCAGATAAAGAGCACTTTAAATACAAACCCTATACTTGTCTGTCTTATTTGAAGAGTTTTATTAAATTGCCAGGAAAAATGATGTTGTTTAAAATCTACCTGGCTAATAATCTTTATTAACAAAAATTCTGACATGTTCCGCATAGAACAGGATACTACCACTGTTACGGTAGGTGTGAATTTGTAGAAATTTTCAAAGGtgacatttcctttttcctttaatgttttattaggtaaaaagcatttttgtattGTTACTTAATACACAAAGAATACAGGAAAGGGATTTTCTTTACAAGGGTAATATTAGAACACAAATAAATTCGTTTTACAAACAGCTGAGCAAAGTCATGCTACAGTGCAACTCAGAAGTCTGAACAGAAGCAGAGCAATTTTACAAAGAACCAGCAGCAAAACTTTTGTCTTTCTCCTTGACTTTACAAATAAGGAGCTGTAGTACATGGCTGCGTTTACTGTGTGAACTAAAACCGGtgcaaaaaaatctttcctcctGCCTAACTTACTTAAGGAATTAAATAAGTTAACCTGGTTGCAGTGGAAATGGGATCACAGCAGAAGCAGAATGGATTCTTATTTTACTGCAGTAAATTCCATTTAATTCCATTACTTAAGTATCAAAATGTATCATACCAAGAGGAAACGTGTTGTAGCGTGTTATGAGCACCTTTCGAGTGTTGTCTTAATAACTAATGAGCAACTAACAAGACCACTGTTAAAGTCTCCCGATGAGATCTGCAGGCTGATGCTGGAGCTCAAAGGAAGACTGGGATGACTAAACTTTGCTAGAACTTTTcatttcttacatatttttttaagatggattGATCTCAGTGTTTCTATACATGTAAGTGGTACTGATGACTGTTGTGACAGCTGATACTATTTTCTAAAATCTTTTTGAAATTCCAACAGtggaaataaaatgacatttcctGTTAAATACAAGCTGCTTAATCAGTAATACTTATGTGCTTTTTCAGGTGATATTTCAGTGATTCATCTTCTTGTTTTGTATAAAATGAGCTGACTTCAGTAGGGTCAGGAAGTTTTGCCATTAACTCCAGTTGAAGtaaaatacatactttattttgctgtcagaagttgttttgcttctttcttctctcttctactTTGCAACAACAGCATACCAGTGCAAATCCTGCCACAATTAAACACCTAAGAGTACGTATTTATAGAGTCTGTGAACAGCGGTTTTCCTTCAATACCAAGATTAGCCTTAATTTTTGACATTTGCCTGCAGTGGTTGAATTGCCTGGTTCCAACAGAATTTTCCAGGATTGTTCCAACAGTCAGGCCTCTTAGAGCTTACAGTGGTCATTTATATTCCAATGactataaaaaggaaaagggaaatctACACTGCATTGGTCTTGCACTGTTTTGTCCTTGTGATGGGTGCTTCAGAAATGCATACATAATATTCAGATAAGGTTATACAGCTttaattgataaaaaaaaaataacttttcacttttttcatgcTCTTTCTGGGAACAGTGATCTCTGTGTGTGAGATACATTAATTTTGTGGCACCAGTGGTACTCGCATCATCAGTGCCTTGATGACAGTCACATTGCTTGCTCTGCTGGCACTCCCCATGATGCTCTGGAGTTGGGCCCTCTCTGCTGTGAAGACATCCTCGTCCTACTTCTGCCAGGCTGATGCTACAGGTTCTGTTTATCCTGTATTTTGTCATTTGAATATCTGTTTTTGAAGAAATGAACTCAACCTTTTTACAGATACACCACTAAATGACCTGAAGGTATTCCTTCCCTGTCTTCATTGTTCCTTCACATTGTAGTAAAGGTATTGTGAGCCAAAGATAAAGGAACTTGACTTACCCTGAACTGCCAAGTTCCCTAAAGCAGAATTCCCTTTATTCATAAAAGAGTATATGAACTATGAAGTGAGTATCTCAGGACCAACAGTATAAAATTAGAAGACAAAACAAAGGAGATACTTCAAAACTAGCTGCTTATTTTGTTTATTCGCCAGCTCCTCCAGGTATGTGCGTTATTGCTGTTTGTGAACTATATAGAGGAGAAATCACAAAAGATGAAATGCCTGAAGACGGGCATTTCTTAGCTGTACTGTTCATCTGTATCCGGCACTGTTAGTAGCAACCCTAACAGTCACTTGGAAATATGGAACTATTGTCGTTGGCTTTTCTATTTATTGTTTTATCTTATTCATGAAACTTAAACCAACCAGGTGAAGTAACTGGGTCATATGTAGGGTGTAAGGTCTTACATACTTGCCTGTGATTAGTGAAAGAGAAGAAGATACCGCTGCAGGTATTAGGAGGACTGCTATGCTTCTGAACCTTAGCTTTATACAAGACTTATAGTTGCATGGGAACAAAAGTGACATTCCTCTTGAAGTACCACACCTAGATATTACAAAAAAAGTCAAGATGTTTCTCAGTCTGTAAACAGCAAAATGGGAACTGATTTTCCAGGTGGTAGATGTGAGTGGGTGTCCTAACTGTGTCCCAGCTCCTTCTTGGGCTGGATCCAAACACACAAATCTACTTGTGTTTCCTGGCTTCcatgtgaagaaaattaaaacacacagGACAAAAGGGAACCTCTGACCAGGTGCTCAGTTTTCACAGCTGTGTGAGAAAAATCGCAAGGTGAGCTGTGGGATATGTCTACCCCGTGATTTAAATGTATCTTCTATTCACCAGCTTTTCCATTGCCTTCTTACTGCCCCTAACTGCTCTTATATTTAGG
Encoded here:
- the FBXO7 gene encoding F-box only protein 7, translating into MKLRVRVQKRTAPLEVQGAEPTLGELRAQLRRALLPAWGYSSDTEFSITLNRKDALTEDQKTLASYGIVSGDLICLLLEEADGQPNLPPPPSTPPPLQNGHEPSTLTSNKSQSNSPKEEGQNKQSDKQKAQVEVQKNDERAGSSLEFPSGLVPEDDLEEGTGSYPSEPMLCSEAADGEIPHSLEMLYLSAECTSATDALIVLVHLLMMETGYVPQGTEAKAVSMPEKWRGNGVYKLQYTHPLCEEGSAGLTCVPLGDLVAINATLKINKEIKGVKRIQLLPASFVCFQEPEKVTGVYKDLQKLSRLFKDQLVYSLLAAARQALNLPDVFGLVVLPLELKLRIFRLLDVRSLISLSAVCRDLYTASNDQLLWRFMYLRDFRDPIARPRDTDWKELYKKKLKQKKEALRWRHMMFLPPTPHPIPFHPNPFYPNPFPPNPFPSNPIYPPMIIGGEYDERPTLPYVGDPINSLIPGPGEAPGQFPPFRPHFDPIGSLPGANPTLPGRAGPNDRFLPRPSRGRPMDIRRAFI